The genome window atggaaggttagatataggtctatagttgactaaaacatccggatcaagtttgggctttttcagaagaggtttaattacagctactttaaagtactgtggtacatagcctgttgataaagatagattgatcatatctagtatagaggtgctgactaagggtaaaacatctttaagcagcctagtcgggatggggtctaagaggcaggttgatggtttagatgaagaaattattgaagttagttggtaaagattgagggaagcaaaacagtctaaacatgtatctggttctacagctgtttctaaggttcctgagttaagagataagtcggtgccagttgagggcaggtcttggtgaattttgtctctaatagctagaattttatcattaaagaagctcatgaagtcgtaactacagtttggtggaacgccaattcctctcaagtttccgcgatatttgctttaatttgcgagtttcagtattataccatggagctaaccgtctttgttttagtattttcgtttttagaggggctacagagtccagtgtcattcgcagcgagcctgcagcactatcaacaagatgatcgatttaggagggactgaaatttgcataggagtcctccgttactttgtgactagataatgtatttagagctgatggaatcgcatccttaaatttagctacagcactatcagacagacatcttgtataaagAATTTTGCCCAATGGTGtttagttcagcaatacaaactcaaaagttatcaaacagcggtcagataaagagggattctgtgagAACACTATTAAATTTCAATACCAGAaaaaggtcgagggtgtggtcaaaacagtgagtcggttcatgaacactctgagagaagccaatggatgTGGGTGGGTAACtactgaaaaagaagggcagagaagtgtgttagactgcgactctgcgtagggttttgggtgggtaactgctgataAATGTACTTTCTCTAATAATCTTATCATATTTGTAATTATCCGGAGATCTTTCTTTATTTGCTTTAGCAAACCGTTTCccaaatgactgaatgaatgtatttcatttattcCCAGCATTTTCCTAACTCGTTCAATAAATTTGCTTCGCTCCAATATTTGTCAATTATTTTTTGGGCTTCATTTTTAAATTCCTTATTTTCTAATagtgttttattaaattttcaGTAGTTCttattaaagttattattattattattattattaagttattggaggcataaatatttataatgaTACACCTTACCCAGAGCACATTAATATTTATCCACTTTGCTTAGTATCTTTGAGTGGTTTTCTTTCAGTCCATTTTAATTTCCTTCCCGTTTATGAATGCCTTATTTCCCACGAAGAAtgccttttctcctctctttcttgcTGCCTCCACAGCTGGCCATAAACGACCGCGAGTGTTTCTGTCATCTGAAGTCAGGTCCTCCTTGAAGTGGAGTCGGTTGTTCTTCAGGTAGTTGTTGTTCTTAGATCCTCTCCACAACACATCTCTGGTGACAGGAACCTGATAATTACTGGTCGCACCTACTGGTTGGATCCTCCATCTTTGGGTCTGCCGATTCTATGGACCACATCTATTGCAGTTACTATCTTCTCGGACTCGGAGACAGGTAGCACGGCCCGACAGATGTCTTGGACTCGTGATGttatcttcttctttttcagGAACGCCGTGAAGGCGGTAGTTATAACGTCGGCTGTAACGATCGACTTCATTGACTTTAAGTTCCATCTCTGTGACTTTTTTTCTGGAGTTGCTCACATTTGTCTCTGAGAgcaatgttctgtttttttcaaatCCACTATTTCCTTATGGCAAAAGTCCAGCGACTTTTTAAGACCGTCTATCTGAACTATATTGTAGCCTAGTGGACAGCCTTATCAGTTTGGTCAGCTCTTTCGTTTATCTTCCCAAAGACGGCTGTAATTATGGTGTTTTGTAGCTCAGTGAGTGTTGGCTTCTCGTTTAACGTCAACGCCTTGCAggagtgtgttttctttttggttaCCTTTAGTCTTTTTAGTTGGTCGTTTCACTGGCGTGTTCTGAGAAGAAGCGCATTCTTCATCATTTTAGGCTTGACAAGCGTAGCAGTGAATCTCTCTTATGTTACATTTTTCGTTAATAGCTACCACGTCCTTATCTTCCTGCCTAAGGAGCTCCACTTTGCCCGAGTTTTCCATCGTAGGAAGTTGTTGTTAGCACAAGCTAAGAAGCGTTTGAGCGGCAGACTTTCCCCCCTTTAAAATTGTGCTCGTGTGTGTACACTAGTGGAGTCTCATTAGCCTACTATTATAGCATGTAGACTGTGATGTTACCAAATTGCCATGACTTTTTGTACTAATGGCtacttgttgtttttcttttctctgtcattatttgtggccaacaacacaaagcaacaaTTGTTTAAATTTAACTGGTTTATAGGTTCACCACAAGGTCATCATACTAATTAACTTGCGTCCTAGAGGTTTCTTCAGGGACAGAGGACGTCTCTTTCTTAGATATTTAACTGCAGCAAGCCGACTTATCTGACACTTAACATCATAATgcgcatgtttttttttttttaacattcctGCATGTGACAATTCACAGGTGACAGTAGCTAGTCCTCTGAAGAATGAACTTGCTCAGTTGGCGCCACACCTGAGCAGCCACACCTGAGCGGACTTGTGCGCTCTCGGAAGAaagacttgccaccagcaacacGTTGCTGACAGTTTGAGGCGATGCGTTCTTGCTTGTATTGCGCAATAACTCAAGCAAAGCGAGTTTACACGTTTTCCCACAGTGTGTCCCACGGCCTCATCGTAGCCTACTCCTCCCAGGGGGGAGGATAAAAGGGcatagaaagaagaaaaagaaagcataGACTGTAACCGTGAGAACAGACGCCTCAACATAAAGCCTAATGGAAGTTCCTGGATCGCTGGGCCTAAGTATTTTACTGTTTGCGGTAACTGTCACAGGTACGTTCTTGTTCTCTCCTTACtgatttaatattatttatgtttACTGTAGGCTCCATGTTTAGAGCTGATGTCAGAATTAGGCCTATAATCTTGTATGAGATGTGTTTATCGGCTTATTTGCCGAGAATTCATCCTGAAATATTGCATGCATCATTGCATTGCAACGATGTGAAGTGAGCTTCAGTCTAATGCGTTTGTGAAAACCGGAATCTATGATTTGTAGTTGCTCTACAGCCCAGACATTTTATGTTCAGTCCGACTGTCTTGAGCCTGTTTCTGATCATTGGTCTCAAAGATTTAATGCACCACATTGCTTTTTAAATATAGGCTACTATTTAGGCTTATTTGAGCGGTAGACTTTTTCCCTCTGAAGTTATAGTCTACTGAGAGGAGCAGCTCATGCAGATAAAGTTGGATCTGTTGCAAATAGCCTAACGGATTTTGATCAAGGAGAGGCTCGGtccaatgaaaattaacaaaaatatttaaattaaaaaaattagtgAATACAGAGATaacattacagaacaaacaaaaacactgcagtggactgaAGAAGCTTCTCTGTAAAGATCTGAAGTTTCCAGTCACCAAATGGCCTACTGCCGCACAGCAGTAGACCGGGAAGTTGCTTTGACTCACTGATTCAAAGCTGACAGTCCCGATTGTATCAAAATATgttgttaatatatatatatatatatggctcAGGACCATAGCCAATGGTCGTTTGGTTACGTCTTCATCACCCAATTAGGATATGAACAATGTGTTATCTGTCATCTGTTGTTTTATTCTCCTAtgttttttaacattgtttttttttattgttgttttttatacaGCCTACTTTCTCTTGCATGTTCGCAATAATGATTTCAAAAAACAATGGTTTAATTAACATTCTGCAATTGTCTGCCCTAAAAACCTGCAGTTTTACGTATGAAGGAACAGTACattaagtttgttgtaactttttaaaatttaacagGTCTGGGGTCTGTACCACGAAgtaggatttgagcttatccaggtaactccGGGTTAATCCTGGGTTTTCAGCATCACGAAGGTGGTTGACTTCTTACTGGCGTAGATCACCATGGTTAACCTGCTCCGGAGGTTATgctccagataagagatcaactctatgaaaATGCCGCCTACTGActaatcagctctcttggaaaatgacatcaccatctgtcgGAAAATCCCACAGACTCCTTCAGCCAACaagctgctttatgtttgcagcggTGATTTGGAGAAACTCTTGGCTCTACcgatatcatcctacagagactgattgaaaGCCTTAGGCTATattgcctacaggtttttacagtaggcTGAGCCTATtgactgctttgaaatgtgtttaatatttgcTCCCAGTTCGTTTCACTTACCCTgacgcagccgttaaaataaataggcctaggttttatttttcttatgtgaggctgaatattatgagcagtttggtagggatattgaaatactaaattttaatatgaacgtgGGCTATCTATTTAGGCTAGTATAGCTTTCAAAGGCCTACCAcagagactgtagtcatgttccTCCCCACCTGAGTTTTCAGCAGcataaatgttgagattcagtctttcagccgctatttgagcacatttcatggcatgaatggagcttcgtttcattgctttatgaagttaatttagaacaatgtttgaaacacttttgagtgtgttaaataaattaatctaatttttaaagtgaggtggaacgacccttttaatgtggaaacgccgacacagcagagctgaaagaataaggctgatattttcacagGCTAGGCCACAGCTCATAAAAGTCAACGCAATATTATAGACTACTGTtcatttctgtctccctgcatgtgtcagctgcaggcgtgctactgtcgtatttctgtagtgttacagtttaatcctcgttcataaaatatgacgctcctctgacagtggacttgttcgtgtctgtgattggtcatctgctgctaacaccgcctcttttatgtgacgTCAATCCAGCCGGGAGCGCGTTCACAGACTGGTCTTTAAACATTGTATATTGTAAGAAGTCGACCATGGCGACAACTTTGATTTCAGTCATCGGGAGTTCTGGCCTGAGTGGAGGCGGAGGACCCAGCTACAGAATGGCGACCGAGCTCGACAAAGACGAGGAAGTGCTTGCGTGAACCTTGTTGTGTTAGTTGGGATTGAAGCTCTACACATCGTTTTTCAACACAAACCAGAACCAGGGATTGGAAAATTGGTAGGATGTTGTTGGCTACTCAATAATTTAGACCAATAGTTCGAGCCTAAAGTTAATGTGATTCAGGAGATAGCCTATATGGTGAAAGTGCGGAAGGATACACCCGAGGTTCACTGTCTGCAGTGGTAAGTAACCTGAAAATATGCAAAACTTGAAATAATTAGGCTATTTATCTGTTTTTGAGATTATCCTACTAGCTACACAAGATTGAACGGTTTTAAAATATCTTGTGATAAGTTGGTTTGTAGATGTGCAGTCGGTCAAGATAGAGATAAAGCACTGAGGAATAAAGAATATGGAGATTATAGCTTTATGAACTGCTTCCCATTCGGGTCAGATATTTAAAAGGAGCGATAACGTTAGGTGGTGTATCACTGTCAGTGGAAGCCGAGTTCCAGAGTGTTGAAGAAGACTGAAAAGATTCCGACAAGGGGAGAAGGAGCAAAGTTATTCGGTTGTGGGAAAGGTCTTAGTTAGATTATGTTACAGGGTGAGGCCGTATATGTGGGAGCTCCactaaaatgtttctgctgtcagCAGTGGTTTTACTATTGAGCAAATGTTCGGTATGAAACCCCTGGAAACCTGCATGTTGTTATTAAATCCAATACCTCTTCAGCAAGTTCTGCATGTAGAGGCTTTTGTAACATGTTACATTGAAATAATTTTGCGGACATAAATAATAAACCTTATTGGAGTAGTTGGACTCGTGTGTTTTAACgtcatgtttttttatgcagCATTTCATCATGAGTCGCAAATGTGATTAACGCGTGATATTCATTAAATCAGCTGTGTTTATATGTGCTTATGTGATCACTTGGTAGCAGCAGGTGGAAATGTTCTCATACACCCTTGAGGCCAGCTACCGGGAGTGGGTTGAGCAGTTTGTGGGTTGGTGTTGGGTTTTCTTCTGTTGCCGGGTACCGCAACAACTGCAAAACTTTAGAGACTGAATGAATCTTTGGAATAAGCTTTGATGCAGTGGTGTAGTGTACGTGATACGCAGCCTATAAGAACGGTCAAAGATTTCCGTAGACCCGCTTAAAATAGCGGGATGTTACGTAACAACATCGTTTTGTGACAGAACTTTCACAcgttcattcataaattcaccCCGTCTGTGTTGCGAAACACAGAACTGAGATTTGaggcatttgttaaaaatgttctgaaaaatagcttgcaacaagaaatgttaaataacaaatgtaagtgttatgagaaagtttttttggcataagaaaacatgcaatgcaatgtaaatatagagaAATCAGATCTGCATTATCCCAAAAAAACTACTttagctaaaaaaacaaaacaatatactgattactgcattatattaaattatattgtcACCTGCTACCTGAATTTGGTCTTcgctttaaataaatgaatacatttccaccataatttgGTGCAGAGAAATGTctccaaaatgcaggaaattaagtgtttaatactCATAATCTTTATGTATTTTCATCACTGAATATGTCTTTAAATAgcattaaaatatcttctagtCTTGTTCTCTAGACCCCAATATTCTGGATTGTCACATCTCGTTtgctaagtgttttgtcacaactgTAATCTGAGCCCTTTaatgtccccaccactgttcaacacaaagtgacgccctttcCCACCTGTAACCTTCATCGTCTGTTAAAGTCTTTGCAGTGTTGATAACACACAGCCTAAGCAGTCCTTCAGAATGCTCTCTatgtacatgcatactgtatgtattagtgAGTGTAATGATGCTTATGGGACGTCGCTCTGGGACGGGTGAGTATGAGGCTGGGAGGGAAAAATCACAATATACTCACTAGAAAAACTAAACTACACCAATGCTTTGGTGGCATCCCCACTTCATTTAAACTATGAGGGCAAGTAGGTTTGTGGCTTTTGCAGACACCAGGCTGTTCTTCAGAGGCTTTCAAACTGTCtaaatataatgtttgtttCCTCAGGAGAGCCTCCTGCCATGTACCAGACTCAGCCGATAAAGGCAGCAGAAGGTGATAATGTGACTCTTCAGTGTCGTCTGGATCCTCCGGTCAGCCTGTCTGCTTTCACCGTGGACTGGACGAGACTTGAGAACAAGGATATCGTCCACGTCTATCGACATCAACAGGACGATCCTGATCCACAGACGGATCAATACAGAGGCAGGACGACTCTCCTGCATGAAGACCTGATCAGAGGAGTCCTGACTCTGCACATCTCTTCAGTGAAGCTGTCTGACAGAGGACTTTACAAAGGCTTTGTCCCAAAGCTGGAGACCAGCTGTGTTGTTGACCTCATTGTTGGTGAGCATGCTGAGTTTAATACTGTTCAGGTTCATTTAATTCAAAGTGTATATAACGTTGTTCCTAAATAAGACCTCTCTCATTAGAAACGGTGGGAAAAGACCAGCAGAACGAGACAAAGAGAGATGATTCCAGCACAACTGGACCtccagaggaagaagagaccGAGCCAGATGGTCGTGGTAAATGTCTTGGAATATTTCTTCCTTTGTCCAACTTTATCCTCTCTGAGTGCAAGATGATCTGCTGTGTGGAAATGTGCAGCAGGTCTGAACATTTAATGTGAGcatttctaaacttcactcagagTGGTGGAAGTGCAAATGTATGACAGTGAAAATTACCCTATTACAATTAAAAGTCC of Micropterus dolomieu isolate WLL.071019.BEF.003 ecotype Adirondacks unplaced genomic scaffold, ASM2129224v1 contig_13765, whole genome shotgun sequence contains these proteins:
- the LOC123966585 gene encoding butyrophilin-like protein 2; protein product: MYQTQPIKAAEGDNVTLQCRLDPPVSLSAFTVDWTRLENKDIVHVYRHQQDDPDPQTDQYRGRTTLLHEDLIRGVLTLHISSVKLSDRGLYKGFVPKLETSCVVDLIVETVGKDQQNETKRDDSSTTGPPEEEETEPDGRVGGNRNAGRAGIISSVFVILCVVVVVVLLLRMNGTIHILTTPNGSEMKKVNTQAADEDLEGPAGSCLRNMV